One Deltaproteobacteria bacterium DNA window includes the following coding sequences:
- a CDS encoding ABC transporter ATP-binding protein: MLQIEDLWVTIANKEVLKGINLDIRTGETHTLFGKNGSGKSTLLMTLMGFARYQVAQGRILFKGQDITYLPTHERARLGLGLAFQRPPTIRGVKTRDILQVCGAGGQSAEALAFDYDFEDFLDREINYGFSGGEIKKSELLQLVAQDPALVLLDEPESGVDLENLQMVGEIIRRLLQKDRRRMDRVKSGLIITHTGFILNYLNADKGHVMCDGQIACHGIPREILEHIKEQGYEECVRCLTT, encoded by the coding sequence GTGCTTCAGATTGAAGATTTATGGGTAACCATTGCAAACAAAGAGGTCCTGAAGGGTATCAACCTTGACATCCGGACAGGTGAAACTCATACCCTGTTCGGGAAAAACGGTTCCGGCAAGTCCACCCTGCTGATGACCCTGATGGGCTTTGCCCGTTATCAAGTGGCCCAGGGGCGAATCTTGTTTAAGGGGCAGGATATTACTTACCTGCCTACCCATGAGCGGGCCCGCCTGGGTCTCGGTCTGGCCTTCCAACGGCCCCCAACCATCCGCGGGGTCAAGACCCGGGATATTTTGCAGGTCTGTGGAGCTGGGGGCCAGTCGGCCGAGGCGCTGGCCTTCGACTATGACTTTGAAGACTTTTTAGACCGGGAAATTAATTATGGTTTCTCGGGAGGGGAGATCAAAAAATCAGAATTATTACAACTGGTGGCCCAAGATCCCGCACTAGTATTATTGGATGAGCCGGAGTCCGGAGTCGATCTAGAAAATTTGCAGATGGTGGGGGAGATCATTCGCCGATTGCTGCAAAAGGATCGCCGCCGGATGGACCGGGTAAAATCCGGACTGATCATTACTCACACCGGGTTTATCTTGAATTATCTCAACGCGGACAAGGGCCATGTGATGTGTGACGGTCAGATTGCCTGTCATGGCATTCCGCGGGAGATCTTGGAGCATATTAAGGAGCAGGGATACGAGGAGTGCGTAAGATGCCTGACGACCTGA